A single window of Debaryomyces hansenii CBS767 chromosome F complete sequence DNA harbors:
- a CDS encoding DEHA2F00528p (weakly similar to uniprot|P39709 Saccharomyces cerevisiae YAL067C SEO1 Putative permease member of the allantoate transporter subfamily of the major facilitator superfamily), producing the protein MSVENNFQSNVEKVKVDSEISSKQGGLGYENAILDTSSDISENRAGNVDAEERRIVKHWYDGFVRLFLWYPSYLDGKEKKLLLKLDFCILTYVCCSYFTKSLDKSNITNAYVSGMRNDIEFTGDDLSYAKSLYSAGYIVSMCFGMLFVTRPWARYMLPTLELIWGVLTFCGAAVRNSSDMFALRFLIGLAEGPIFCTVVHILGSWYKRDEIYRRVMVFSISSSLGGMFSGYLQSAAYETLSGKGGLAGWKWGFIIDGIFTVPIALFGFFIFPGAPYQVKKLWWLSAEDLTLAKERTQTSGIATPGALNFSLVKRVFLRWHVHYFTAFWVFLNVLALPDGTAFPLWLSANSPERFSISQVNNYPTIQSAVGIIAQFLLAGLADTFSIYPFLTITQCLFIISYSSLAAWNIPDGWRWVCFLIIGFDGVNQAIISGWANRSCRHDNEERAFVLGFSDAVSQAINVWTNIVFYPTSDAPKFRKGFIVSLVGAIVMLFLPILGYMGDRFDRKQLENSHESDGVESRVEEIK; encoded by the coding sequence ATGAGCGTTGAAAATAACTTTCAAAGCAACGTTGAAAAGGTCAAAGTCGATTCTGAAATATCGAGCAAACAAGGCGGTTTGGGTTATGAAAATGCTATCCTCGATACTTCACTGGACATATCTGAGAATAGAGCAGGTAACGTAGATGctgaagaaagaagaatagTAAAACATTGGTATGATGGCTTTGTTCGTCTATTTTTATGGTATCCCTCATATTTAGATGGAAAGGAGAAGAAATTACTATTAAAGTTGGATTTTTGTATTCTCACTTATGTCTGTTGTTCTTATTTTACAAAATCATTGGACAAGTCTAATATTACTAATGCATATGTATCTGGAATGAGAAacgatattgaatttaccGGTGATGACTTGAGTTATGccaaatcattatattcCGCTGGCTATATAGTTTCTATGTGCTTTGGAATGTTATTTGTCACAAGGCCCTGGGCTCGTTACATGCTCCCTACTTTGGAACTAATATGGGGTGTTTTGACTTTTTGTGGGGCTGCTGTCAGGAATTCGAGTGATATGTTTGCCTTGAGATTTTTGATTGGGTTAGCAGAAGGCCCTATATTTTGTACAGTCGTGCATATTTTGGGGTCTTGGTATAAAAGAGATGAGATATATCGTAGGGTAATggttttttcaatatcttctaGTTTAGGTGGTATGTTTTCTGGGTATTTACAATCAGCAGCTTATGAAACGTTAAGCGGAAAGGGTGGATTAGCAGGTTGGAAATGGGGTTTCATTATTGATGGTATTTTTACTGTACCCATTGCTTTGTTTggattttttatttttccCGGCGCACCTTATCAGGTTAAGAAGTTATGGTGGCTTTCAGCCGAAGACTTAACGCTTGCTAAAGAAAGAACTCAAACTTCAGGAATTGCAACGCCTGGTGCATTGAATTTTAGCTTAGTGAAGAGAGTATTTTTAAGATGGCACGTACATTATTTCACTGCTTTTTGGGTTTTCTTGAATGTTTTGGCTTTACCGGATGGAACTGCATTCCCCCTTTGGTTACTGGCAAATTCTCCTGAgagattttcaatttccCAAGTTAATAATTATCCGACTATTCAATCGGCCGTTGGAATTATTGCACAATTTTTGCTTGCAGGGCTTGCTGACACATTCTCTATTTATCCTTTTTTGACAATAACCCAATGTctatttataatttcttattcttCACTTGCTGCATGGAACATACCTGATGGATGGCGTTGGGTATGTTTTTTGATTATCGGCTTTGATGGAGTAAATCAAGCTATAATCTCAGGTTGGGCCAACAGGAGCTGTAGAcatgataatgaagagaGGGCGTTTGTTCTTGGGTTTTCTGATGCTGTATCTCAGGCAATAAATGTTTGGACAAACATTGTATTCTACCCTACAAGTGATGCTCCAAAGTTCAGAAAAGGATTTATAGTATCTTTAGTTGGTGCAATAGTGATGTTATTTTTGCCCATTTTAGGCTATATGGGTGATAGGTTTGACCGAAAACAACTTGAGAACTCGCATGAAAGCGATGGAGTGGAGTCAAGAGTCGAAGAAATCAAGtaa
- a CDS encoding DEHA2F00550p (weakly similar to uniprot|P38767 Saccharomyces cerevisiae YHR032w and similar to CA4294|CaERC1 Candida albicans CaERC1) → MSNERMDKYILSNTDGQSSYGSSVNNGLSIPSDIDRFDSSNQGDFSGDERGIRCSSVNDTSPLLKASYDSHSKSVAQELIEQERGFLKYHNRIPNKGNENQAIKRFEETISSKKITDTTALIELKSLFVASVPLSMTFLLQCSFSTVSVFTAGHLGSVELASVSIGSMTASISGYAIIQGISSALDTLCPQAFGAKEYYLVGTYLQKCVAMNFTIMVPILFIWTFFGYEVITGFLPDNDTAKYAAVYLRYTAPGIPAYILFECGKKFLEAQGIYHISTIVLLFAAPSNLVMNLLFVKTFGYIGIPMAISINYWLMTFGLFVSIVYFIKPHSTPSGKHPLTCWNGLHIKQAFQSWNEIVYLAVPGLVMLEAKFFALETLTLIASYLGTLSLAAQSVGTAIASLSYQVSIAIGIASSTRIANFLGAGSNSAAKKTTQVSLCFVLVFSIINVLFLYCFQTRIAPLFTKDEKVIKIVESIMWLIALLQICDAINAGSAGCLRGQGQTKIGGIVSLLSYYLIGIPLSIYITVYSKFKGTIDGLWIGNCAALIIIGVVQSYYALFADFIRLCTDAQKRASN, encoded by the coding sequence ATGTCAAACGAAAGGATGGACAAATACATCCTTTCAAATACTGATGGACAAAGTTCTTATGGATCCTCAGTCAATAATGGCTTGTCAATCCCATCAGATATCGATAGATTCGATTCTAGTAACCAAGGTGATTTTTCTGGCGATGAACGAGGAATTAGATGTTCCTCGGTGAACGATACAAGCCCGTTGTTGAAAGCGAGTTACGATAGCCATAGTAAATCTGTCGCTCAAGAGCTTATTGAGCAAGAAAGAGGttttttaaaatatcataataGAATTCCCAACAAAGGAAACGAAAATCAAGCTATAAAAAGATTTGAGgaaacaatttcttctaaGAAGATAACAGATACTACAGCattaattgaattgaaatcGTTATTTGTTGCATCGGTTCCATTATCCATGACATTTCTTTTACAGTGTTCATTTTCGACTGTATCTGTATTCACAGCGGGACATCTAGGGTCTGTCGAATTAGCTAGTGTTTCAATAGGTTCTATGACAGCAAGTATTTCAGGCTATGCAATTATTCAAGGTATTAGTTCAGCTTTAGATACTTTGTGTCCTCAGGCTTTTGGAGCAAAAGAATATTATCTTGTTGGAACTTATTTGCAAAAGTGTGTTGCAATGAATTTTACTATCATGGTAcctatattatttatttggaCTTTTTTTGGGTATGAGGTAATTACAGGTTTTCTACCTGATAATGATACTGCAAAGTATGCAGCAGTATATTTACGATATACTGCACCAGGGATTCCTGCttatattttgtttgaatGTGGTAAGAAGTTTTTAGAAGCACAAGgtatttatcatatttCTACAATTGTTTTATTGTTTGCTGCACCATCTAATTTAGTTATGAATTTACTTTTTGTGAAAACATTTGGGTATATTGGAATACCGATGGCGATATCAATTAACTATTGGTTGATGACTTTTGGCTTGTTTGTTTCTATCgtatattttatcaaacCCCATAGTACACCTTCTGGTAAGCATCCTCTAACATGTTGGAATGGACTTCATATTAAGCAGGCATTCCAATCTTGGAATGAAATCGTCTATTTGGCTGTACCAGGACTTGTAATGTTAGAGGCAAAATTTTTTGCCCTTGAAACATTAACTTTAATAGCTTCATATTTGGGTACTCTTTCTTTGGCGGCACAATCAGTTGGTACAGCAATTGCTTCCTTGTCGTATCAGGTTCTGATTGCAATTGGAATTGCTTCGTCTACACGTATTGCTAATTTTTTAGGCGCCGGTTCAAATTCAGCAGCAAAGAAAACTACTCAAGTATCATTATGCTTTGTATTGGTCTTTTCGATCATAAATGTTTTGTTCTTATACTGCTTTCAAACCCGAATAGCACCGTTGTTTACCAAAGACGAGaaagttattaaaataGTGGAAAGTATTATGTGGTTAATAGCTTTATTGCAGATTTGTGATGCAATCAATGCAGGTTCAGCTGGTTGCTTAAGAGGACAAGGCCAAACAAAAATAGGGGGTATTGTCTCATTATtatcttattatttgattgGTATACCTCtatcaatttatataaCAGTTTATTCCAAATTTAAGGGTACAATAGATGGCCTTTGGATTGGAAACTGCGCGGCTCTTATTATAATAGGAGTCGTTCAAAGTTACTATGCATTATTTGCAGATTTTATAAGATTATGCACTGATGCACAAAAACGGGCATCCAATTag
- a CDS encoding DEHA2F00572p (similar to uniprot|P39932 Saccharomyces cerevisiae YDR536w STL1 Glycerol proton symporter of the plasma membrane subject to glucose-induced inactivation strongly but transiently induced when cells are subjected to osmotic shock), translating into MGLRGRALRVAITFTAVSGFSFFGYDQGLMSGIITGDQFNKEFPPTAGKSHDAVVNQGGVVSCYEIGCFFGALFALFQGDKYGRRPMLIIGSLLIILGTVISVASFGPHWGLGQFIIGRVITGLGNGMDTATIPVWQSEISRAENRGKLVNLEGSMIAIGTFVAYWVVFGLSYVDTSVQWRFPVAFQAIFGIVLFGAIINMPESPRWLIAHDKKDEANYVLAALSDVDITDDIVIAESGVITDGVNRFSRSEVGFKELFSGGRSQHFSRMIIGASTQFFQQFTGCNASIYYSTVLFENLGMGEDFEKLPLIMGGVFATVYALATIPSFFLIDRLGRRALFLIGATGQAIAFTITFACLIPDDGQNKETAKGAAVGIFLFIAFFAFTLLPLPWIYPPEINPLRTRTVASAISTCTNWLSNFTVVMFTPLFMNESQFGCYLFFAIFNYILIPTTIWFYPETAGRSLEEIDIIFAKAYVDKRPPWRVAATMPRLSLQEQDEEAIKLGLFDEFEKEGFEHSENLSSHSSRKTPEDRSHDESLVRPEGV; encoded by the coding sequence ATGGGTCTAAGAGGCAGAGCCCTTAGGGTAGCCATCACATTCACGGCCGTTAGTGGATTCTCTTTTTTCGGTTATGATCAAGGTTTAATGTCAGGTATTATTACTGGTGACCAATTCAACAAAGAATTTCCTCCAACAGCTGGTAAGAGCCATGATGCTGTGGTTAACCAAGGGGGAGTTGTTTCATGTTATGAAATCGGATGTTTTTTTGGTGCcttatttgcattatttcAAGGTGACAAGTATGGTAGAAGACCAATGTTGATCATAGGTTCCTTACTTATTATTCTTGGCACTGTTATTTCTGTTGCATCCTTTGGCCCACATTGGGGATTAGGTCAATTCATTATCGGTAGAGTCATTACAGGATTAGGTAACGGTATGGATACTGCCACAATTCCAGTATGGCAATCTGAAATTTCTCGAGCAGAAAATAGAGGAAAATTGGTTAACTTAGAAGGTTCCATGATCGCAATAGGTACATTTGTGGCATATTGGGTTGTTTTTGGATTATCGTACGTCGATACTTCTGTGCAATGGAGATTTCCAGTGGCTTTTCAAGCAATTTTTGgtattgttttatttggGGCAATTATCAACATGCCTGAATCACCAAGATGGTTAATTGCCCATGATAAAAAAGATGAAGCTAATTACGTCTTAGCGGCTTTGAGTGATGTGGATATTACAGACGATATTGTTATTGCTGAAAGCGGTGTCATAACTGATGGTGTTAATAGGTTTTCAAGATCAGAAGTTGGCTTTAAGGAATTATTCTCAGGCGGTAGGCTGCaacatttttcaagaatgaTTATTGGTGCCTCTACccaattttttcaacaattcaCTGGGTGTAATGCTTCTATTTACTATTCTACAGTTTTATTTGAGAACTTGGGAATGGgtgaagattttgaaaaattgccCTTAATCATGGGAGGAGTATTTGCCACCGTTTATGCTTTGGCTACTATTCCATCcttttttttaattgatagACTAGGTAGAAGAGCATTATTTCTTATTGGTGCTACTGGTCAAGCTATAGCATTCACAATTACTTTTGCATGTTTGATTCCCGATGACGGccaaaataaagaaacGGCTAAAGGTGCAGCCGTTGGTatcttcttgtttattGCCTTCTTCGCTTTCACTCTTTTGCCATTGCCATGGATTTATCCACCAGAAATTAATCCATTGAGAACGAGAACGGTTGCTTCTGCTATATCTACTTGTACCAATTGGTTGAGTAACTTCACAGTTGTTATGTTCACACCCCTTTTTATGAATGAGAGCCAATTCGGCTGTTACTTATTTTTTGCTATTTTCAATTACATTTTGATCCCAACTACGATTTGGTTTTACCCCGAAACTGCTGGTCGTTCgttagaagaaattgatatcattttcGCCAAGGCATATGTTGATAAGAGACCACCATGGAGAGTAGCTGCTACTATGCCTCGCTTATCCTTGCAAgaacaagatgaagaagcaaTTAAATTGGGTCTCTTTGACGagtttgaaaaagaaggaTTTGAACACAGTGAAAATCTTTCATCTCATTCTTCGCGTAAGACTCCAGAAGATAGATCACACGATGAATCTTTAGTAAGACCAGAAGGGGTTTAg
- a CDS encoding DEHA2F00594p (weakly similar to uniprot|Q7S675 Neurospora crassa NCU07100 Hypothetical protein), translating to MGHACGHNLIATGAIAAAIASSEAMRKFNFAGTIKLFGTPAEEGGDGKGKMLKAGAYNDVDVSLMHHGNSESPGQAFVRTAASFRFNIEYFGKSAHAGACPWQGVNALDAASIFMHSSSLLRQQFEATDRIHFVVTDGGAAANIIPDYTRIKGIIRAINRGKMAELKEKLVGCIKAGALGSGCAYKINYENEYNDMVSNIPLTDSFREFFNGFCDNDNEPKLKDLDHERILVSSASTDQGNVSWEIPSLHSFFCIKADKEPHTIEFCEAAGKKSSHDSCLKSAKCMSLTGLKVLYDEEFYTKIYSSWKADVESLKPKSVDLNALDNEFTYS from the coding sequence ATGGGACATGCTTGCGGCCACAATCTTATAGCTACTGGTGCAATTGCTGCAGCAATCGCTTCATCTGAGGCAATGAGAAAATTCAACTTTGCAGGAACAATTAAACTCTTCGGCACACCAGCTGAAGAAGGTGGTGATGGTAAAGGGAAAATGTTAAAAGCAGGTGCATATAACGACGTTGACGTTTCTTTAATGCATCATGGCAATTCTGAAAGTCCGGGACAGGCCTTTGTACGTACTGCAGCATCATTTAGATTTAATATAGAGTATTTCGGAAAGAGTGCTCACGCTGGTGCATGCCCATGGCAGGGAGTTAATGCTTTAGACGCAGCATCTATTTTTATGCactcttcttctttattaagACAACAATTTGAAGCAACTGATAGAATTCATTTTGTTGTGACTGATGGTGGCGCTGCTGCAAATATTATTCCAGACTATACCAGGATTAAAGGTATCATTAGAGCAATCAATAGAGGTAAAATGGCCGAACTCAAAGAAAAACTTGTTGGTTGTATTAAAGCTGGTGCTTTAGGATCAGGATGTGCATATAAAATAAACTATGAGAATGAGTATAACGATATGGTTTCAAATATACCTTTAACAGACTCTTTTCGGGAATTTTTTAATGGATTTTGCGACAACGATAATGAACCCAAATTGAAAGACTTAGATCACGAAAGAATCCTTGTAAGCTCAGCTTCAACCGATCAAGGGAATGTGTCATGGGAAATTCCATCTCTCCATTCttttttttgcatcaaGGCAGATAAGGAACCTCACACTATTGAATTCTGTGAAGCAGCAGGTAAGAAATCGTCCCATGATTCTTGTCTAAAGTCAGCTAAATGTATGTCTTTGACTGGATTAAAAGTTTTgtatgatgaagaattttatacAAAAATTTATTCGTCTTGGAAAGCAGATGTCGAGAGTTTGAAACCTAAAAGTGTAGATTTAAATGCtttagataatgaattcaCATATAGTTAA
- a CDS encoding DEHA2F00616p (no similarity), translated as MVHLSTVDSDNESIASEISDSASVSTQYTSTLASPESKLHKHLSIEEVEDEECLY; from the coding sequence ATGGTGCATTTATCTACTGTGGACtctgataatgaatcaatagCGTCCGAAATAAGTGACTCAGCATCCGTATCCACACAATATACCTCAACTCTTGCCTCTCCAGAATCAAAGTTACATAAGCATCTATcgattgaagaagttgaagacgaagaatGTTTATACTGA
- a CDS encoding DEHA2F00638p (weakly similar to uniprot|P32467 Saccharomyces cerevisiae YHR092C HXT4 High-affinity glucose transporter of the major facilitator superfamily expression is induced by low levels of glucose and repressed by high levels of glucose and similar to CA0480|IPF8610 Candida albicans IPF8610) encodes MLIKIYNPFKKEEDRPTPSSVYNWRIYFVGLISSFAALEIGYDSGFIGGTLALNSFRKEFGFDRMSESHSSFIISNIVSLFHAGCFFGSILSYPITFYKGRKVVLISSALFMALGAVLMLISNKDRGLGPIYAGRILAGIGVGQSTSIVPTFLSEISPPPIRGRVSAMYEIGWRTGDLIGFWVSYAVDENMSTGYVQWILPFAIQIIPAALYLALVWWVKESPRWLFSVGKDSEAIENSKFYRKLDDGNDYLLSEISSIKESVNEAKKKVGTGIAGPFLILLREPKLQKRLLVTASLYVFQNLLGVQSINYYSPIIFGKIGVDGTNATLFSTGMFGVVKYIATIIWLMFIVEQIGRRNTLLYVSPICAVCFFYIGAYLKVEGGAAAGRAALGLMYVWCFFFIIGWSGTPYIVGAEVFDNSLRASFQAINSMFLWLSVFFMTRFTTDMIEGMDYGIFFFFASMALISIPWVYFLLPETKGIPLENMEELFDYPAPRAHILVFNSLKCGSDILQDKADESSLTSNGNLKQETIHVEKVV; translated from the coding sequence ATGCTAATAAAAATCTATAATCCGttcaagaaagaagaagacagACCAACTCCTCTGCTGGTTTATAATTGGAGAATCTATTTTGTAGGACTAATTTCTTCGTTTGCAGCCCTAGAAATCGGGTATGATTCTGGATTTATAGGAGGTACTCTTGCGCTTAACTCATTTAGAAAAGAGTTTGGATTTGATAGAATGTCAGAAAGCCATAGTAGTTTTATTATATCCAATATTGTATCATTGTTTCACGCTGGATGCTTTTTTGGCTCAATATTGTCTTATCCTATTACATTTTATAAAGGAAGAAAAGTCGTACTAATATCATCAGCACTTTTCATGGCATTGGGAGCAGTTTTAATGttaatttctaataaagaTAGAGGTTTAGGGCCGATATATGCGGGAAGAATTTTGGCTGGTATAGGTGTAGGGCAATCAACCTCAATTGTTCCAACGTTTTTATCAGAGATCTCTCCGCCTCCAATCAGAGGTAGAGTTAGTGCTATGTATGAAATAGGCTGGAGAACTGGTGATCTCATAGGGTTTTGGGTTAGTTATGCggttgatgaaaatatgtCAACGGGATATGTGCAATGGATTCTTCCTTTTGCGATACAGATTATACCTGCCGCTTTATATTTGGCATTGGTTTGGTGGGTGAAAGAATCTCCTCGATGGCTCTTCTCCGTTGGAAAAGATTCTGAAGCTATAGAAAACTCAAAGTTTTATAGAAAGCTAGATGATGGTAATGACTACTTATTGTCTGAAATATCATCCATCAAAGAGCTGGTAAATGAAGCCAAGAAAAAAGTAGGTACAGGTATTGCAGGGCCTTTTCTTATTCTCTTGAGGGAACcaaaattacaaaaaagaTTACTCGTGACGGCTTCTTTATATGTGTTTCAGAATTTGCTAGGTGTTCAGTCTATAAACTATTATTCACcaataatatttggaaaaattgGGGTTGATGGAACCAATGCGACCTTGTTTTCAACCGGTATGTTTGGAGTTGTTAAGTATATTGCCACTATAATTTGGTTGATGTTCATAGTAGAACAGATCGGTAGGAGGAATACATTACTATACGTTTCACCAATATGTGCtgtttgtttcttctatatCGGAGCATATCTTAAGGTTGAAGGCGGAGCTGCAGCAGGTAGGGCGGCATTAGGATTAATGTATGTGTGGTGCTTCTTTTTTATAATTGGCTGGTCTGGGACGCCATATATTGTAGGTGCTGAAGTATTCGACAATTCTTTAAGGGCATCTTTTCAAGCAATAAATTCGATGTTCTTATGGCTATCTGTGTTTTTCATGACCAGGTTCACTACAGATATGATTGAAGGTATGGATTACGgtatattctttttctttgcaTCAATGGCGCTAATATCCATACCATGGGTTTATTTCCTTCTTCCAGAAACAAAAGGAATACCATTAGAGAACATGGAAGAGCTCTTTGACTACCCAGCCCCACGAGCAcatattcttgttttcaACAGCTTAAAATGTGGTCTGGATATACTTCAAGATAAGGCGGATGAAAGTTCTCTAACATCGAATGGGAATCTAAAGCAGGAAACTATACATGTCGAAAAGGTAGTTTAG
- a CDS encoding DEHA2F00660p (some similarities with uniprot|P08678 Saccharomyces cerevisiae YJL005W CYR1 Adenylate cyclase required for cAMP production and cAMP-dependent protein kinase signaling): MNILFRLPIELMGETLSHLSPDELTYKFDLEGLIYDTTFNSYSKVRQMAFFVKYKGKHVTISNTNINDTHQLSNFQLQYLNITQMVIKPKVISFVLFDCNNRSSYNFISFMLSHHFKLLKSFTNKFSFQLSIHDDNLIDINLLNGILYHFSYNNYIVNWFSIHYKTVKQITGVQQTSFEENSHDLNHGSIENLKLHLFNSSRLMEHFMYFRNHNCLCGNLKTLDLSYNNINDENLAKLYFPDSIQDLNLSNNNLHTISNNFNINNLANLRNLNLSNNNLIRISISINISFNLEVLVLSGNNLNNCNFLCKPFFQNLSKLNISRNLISNLINLPTSLERLDLSGNYLSSFFNEQTSNVFPASLVELNLSWCKILFKARLNVIEAKRTLHIENLHKLKSLILSGNYYYNIDSEILQVCK, translated from the coding sequence ATGAACATATTATTCCGATTACCCATTGAGTTGATGGGAGAAACTTTGTCTCACCTTTCCCCGGATGAATTAACATACAAGTTTGATCTTGAAGGTCTAATTTATGATACAACatttaattcatattcTAAAGTTAGGCAAATGGCTTTCTTCGTTAAATATAAGGGGAAACATGTGACCATTTCCAATACGAATATCAATGATACCCATCAACTATCAAATTTCCAGTtacaatatttgaatattacgCAAATGGTCATAAAGCCTAAAGTGATTTCTTTCGTTTTGTTCGATTGCAATAATCGTTCGTCgtataattttattagtttCATGTTGAGTCATCATTTTAAATTGTTAAAATCATTTACAAATAAGTTTAGTTTTCAATTAAGTATACATGACGATAATTTGATCGACATTAATTTGTTAAATGGAATATTGTACCATTTTagttataataattatattgtaAATTGGTTTTCAATACACTATAAAACTGTGAAGCAAATTACGGGAGTACAACAAACTTcctttgaagaaaattctCATGACTTGAATCATGGCAGCATTGAGAACTTAAAATTGCAtctatttaattcatctaGATTGATGGAGCACTTTATGTATTTTAGGAATCACAATTGCCTATGTGGAAACTTGAAAACTTTAGATTTATcgtataataatattaatgatgagAACTTGGCAAAGTTATATTTTCCTGATCTGATACAAGACCTtaatttatccaataataatcttCATACAATATCCAATAACTTTAATATTAACAACCTAGCAAATTTAAGAAATCTAAACTTGTCTAATAACAACTTGATTAGGATATCAATTAGcattaatatatctttcaatttaGAGGTATTAGTATTGTCTGGTAACAACTTAAATAATTGCAATTTCTTATGTAAACCcttcttccaaaatttGCTGAAACTTAATATATCGCGAAATTTGATATCtaatctaataaatcttcCAACATCATTAGAAAGATTAGATTTGAGCGGCAATTATTTGAGTTCCTTCTTTAACGAACAAACTTCAAATGTTTTTCCTGCCTCGTTGgtagaattgaatttatcatGGTGTAAGATACTCTTTAAGGCAAGGCTAAATGTTATCGAAGCAAAGCGGACTCTACACATCGAAAATTTAcataaattaaaatcattgataCTTAGTGGTAATTACTACTATAATATTGACTCGGAAATATTACAAGTCTGCAAATAG